aaaaaaataccttgaTCTGAGGAATAAGGGCAGGTCCCCCATAAGCAAATGCCGTATAAAGCTGAACAAGAGTTGCACCAGCTCGGATTTTTTGGTATGCTTCCCTACCACTGAATCAAATGCATACCTTAAGGTTCTAACAAAGTACTTTTAAATTAAAGCAGTTGCATATATTGTCAACAAATTAATATGATGCTGAAAATGTTGAATGGGTGTTTTGCTTTTACCTGCTAACACCCCCACAGCCTATTAAAGGGATCTTTCCCTGATACAGAAAAATAAACAGAATGTCAAACTCTCATGTATGACGCACGAGCATGAAGAACCGcaaaagtgggaaaaaaatccAGATTTAATATAGAAGGAACAGTATCCCAAAAAGTGTCCAATGCTTTGTGGAAGACAACTAAAAACTCAATAAATATGAATCTGCAGCGCATATAGAAGATTAACATATGAAACTCAGCAAGAAACCAAGATAAACTAAGATTCATGGACACAGGAACTTGTATATGGGTGTGTATCTCAGTGTCATTTTCATCTCAGTCTAAGTTCATATAACACAGGCAGAGATTGAAACATCCTAATTTTCAACTTTCTTCTGCCATACCCCATGAAAAATTATGGAACAGCACACTCATTGTATAATATCACCTACATCAATACTTCATGCTTTCTGAGTGAGTTTTTGGCCCAAGGGAAGAGGGAAGACACTTTCTGAACAATCCTAGTAAAAGGCAAACATTATATGTAAAGTGTCTTGTAGAACCTTTGATGAATCCTCTTCTTTAGCACAGTCTGACATGTCCAACAGAAATTGTCAAACACATAGAGATCCATATCCATTTCAAGGAGTATATCATAGTGTTCAATACTTTTCAACTGTGCACTTGAAATTGATCATTTAGGTTTATCTTTTGGAGTCCAAGAGGAACAGAGTAGCTATTATCAATCTTCCATGTTCATGTACTTGTGCCAAACATTAGGGAAAGAGAAGCAGAGAGACAAACAAACAGGGTACACTTTGTGTTTATCTATGTAATCCTAATATAGGACAGCTTAATGAAAAACAAGTAACATGAATTACTGAAGTAGCCAACATACCCTTGTTAGAACATACATTTCCTTCAAGATGTTGATAGAGAGATTAAAAAGAGGCTTCCCACTTAAGCCACCAACTTCCACAGCCACTGGGTTTTTACTTACAGGATCTGGTCTTGAAACAGTTGTATTTGATATTAtctaaaccaaaagaaaaatgataaacttaaaaataacaaccaataataatattaaagaaaaaaatattggaacCATTACAGGGTAGTTTTCACCCTGCAagacaaacataaaaaattgaagcaaTGGTGGATCCTAGAATCATCAGCTTATAAACCACATTGACATCCCAGCCAAAAACATACACCATAAAGGTAACATTTTCCATTATGGAATAAGGGACTTCAGTACCTTTTTCTGAAAAATGAAACAGGGGAGGGGATGATGTTTGCTCACAGATTAGAGCGATAAAGAGTCCACTGGTGGAAGAGTAATCAGTTTCTTCATATATAACagtggagaaaaaaaagatgctAAAGGACCGTTTGgtatgtgtttaaaaactgaaaatttttatttaaaaacatttatgaaaatacgtgtggatgaaaaagtgtatgaaaatgtgtaaaatattgtttaaaaactgaaaatggttgtttgaaaacacaaaccaaacaccccttaAATTCCCAAAGGctgaatgaaataataaaaacaccAGAGGATATTCATCATACCTTGATCATAATCTGTAATATCAATTAAGTTGTGGAATTATTAGGCATTAAAGAGAGCACAATTCAAGTCCAAATATTGaggccttttaaaaaaataaaataaaatcatcatTGTTAAAGTGTTAGGTTTATGTTGATCTAATAGCCCAAGAGGCCCAATTATGTTGTAAGCCCATAttgggctctctctctctctctctctccatatatatatatatcctaataaGGGTTCATTGTAATCATTGACTTAAgtatacaataaagatgtaactGCTAGGGCTTTATTCTGTGGATGTAGGCTGTTGGCCgaacttctctctttcttgcttCCACttctctatattattttattcttgtcTTTAAGGCCTCGTTTGGgagaagggaatggaatggaatgaaaagaataattttacaatattcttcccttcccttgtttgggagttttaatggaggaaatggaaagtccattcccttatttgggagtttaagtgggagggaatggaatggatagGAGGGaatactcattcctctctatttccttaaaaccttaaattttcattcctcccaaaattgggaggaatgggagggaataaatttagatttaatgaattttttactaaaactcacaaaatacccctatatattcaactctttattttaaaataaagatctaatagtaatattatcataaaatgattccattccattcccttcatgttactcccaaacaagattacttacatttcattcattttcattccttttcattaatttattttaaagcatccaatcaaggttacttaattccattccattccattctttttcattcatttctcttacttaaatacattcaattacattacattacattctattcccttatgatcattccattccattctcttatgaactcccaaacgaaaCCTAACATGATATAAGAGTCAATGGTTGCCAGTGGTTGTTTGCTTGTGCAACCTTCATATCTAATTTTGTTGGTTGTTCTCGGTAGTTGTTGATTGGTTGCTGTTGGTGTGGTTATGGTTGTTGTTGGTGATTGTAGTTGTTGGTTGTTCTCGACAGATTGGTTGTTGTTGCTGccggttgttattgttgttctTGGCTTCTTGTCTTGTTGCCGTGGCCGGTTGTTGTTGCCGTTGGCTTTTGTTGTTCTTGTCGTTGGTTTTGTTTGATATTGAAGAACTTCAGCCGATTCATCTCATTTTTTTGGTCGATTCAGCTTCAAATTTGGCCAATTCACTTCATTTTCAGCCTCTTCAAGCAAGTTGGCAGTTGTGTTACAAGTTGGATCTATATGACTATATGCTCCAGCTTGAAAGGGAGTGTTAAAGTGTTGGGTTTATGTTGATGTAATGGCCTAAGAGGCCCAATTATGTTGTAAGCCCATATTGGGCTAACCCTAGCTTCCATTCTCTATACATACCCTATTAAGGGTTCACTGTAGTTGTTGACTTGAGTATACAGTAAAGATGTAGCCGCCAGGGTTTTATTTTGTGGATGTAGGCTGTTGGCTgaacttctctctttcttactTCTGCttctctatattattttattcttgtcTTTAACAATCACTTTGAATCAGCAATGTTAGATAAATTCTGAATAACTTCATAGATACAGCACTCAAAATTCTCAAACCTTATTTTTTGCTAAAGTTTGTACAAAATCATGGTAGACCAGAAGTTTGATGCTGATCAGAATAAGGTAGATGGTTTTATCTAAAAATGTAGTTACAACTTGCAATATCATCTATGGAACTCCTACATTATTTCACAAAGTTGGGCCTCCTAAAGATACCAACACCATCAAAGCCAATTCAAGCAGAAGTAACAGGCAAGAGAGACAtttaggaaaaagagaaaaactttATGATGGGGAGAAAACATACCAATCCATCCAAGCGTAGAGCGAGGGCAACCTGTAACAATAAAGAAGGAACTATGAGAACATCCTATTAGGAAATAGAGGGGCTATTTTAAATCTTGCACAACTACATACTGCTGCAATATCTTCAAGGTCTTCTTTAGACAGGTCTGGAGCGATTTTTACAAGCAAAGGCGGTGGGCCCTCCTCTCCCCATTGCATTTCATCACGAGCAGCTTGAACCTTGACAAAATTACAAAAGATCTAACTTCTGGTCACATACTGTGTTAATTATATAAAGAAGGAGAGGGTCATGCCATGACAACCATACCTTCTTCACAAGGTCCTTCAATTGCTTTCTTCCCTGAAGCATACGCAATCCTGGAGTATTCGGAGAAGAAACATTAATCACCTACAGAGAAAAATATACATGCATTgtcagagaaaagaaaaagaacttaaaTCTGAAATATCAGAAGACACGACGGACTCATCATGTGTAGAAATGAACTgctatttgaaaattttcctgaagaataacataaaaaatacgAGGCAAGATTCTAGTGTAAAGAAATTGGTTCTGAGCATACTGTATGGCTGTAAAACACGGATAACCATCCCCGTGTGCTCTGCAATTCAGCCTTAACTACCTTAAATTTCTTATTGGATCCAGATCAATTCTAGATACAGTTTCTCAGCATTCATATATCCTtgaaaaataatagaattatAAACATCCCAGATGCTCCCAACATGATTTATGATAAAATAATTTGCTTAAGACTTGATATTGAAAGATCAGGCtcctccaaaaagaaaaaggatgtAACTTCTCATACAAgttacgctctgtttgtttcactGGAAAACCttctgtaaagatagttttccacattttccagtgtttggtagcacaaaaaaaactggtcaatggaaaactatctttggtcaacggaaaaccctaataaaaataaggcttattttctataggttgttttccaaattttttttttggaaaacaatctctctctcacatattacatctcctataaatattatctttgtTTGTAGCCAtgataaacataattttttggcgTCTTCCCTCTCTCATGGTAAGATTTCTCACTTTTACTCTCttccctttactttttctctcctcacacccTCATTGTCACTAACTTTGGTGTCTCCTCTTCCCATAGATTTttccctcttctctcttttcttcatgTTTCTTTTCCCCTCTATAACACAAATTCtcttattagattttttttttccttcactgaTCGGTCAATAGCTTAGACTTgcaaaggaaaacaaatttgcaatggtaattatttcattcctctaccaaaatcccaattctttgCCTTGAacttcaagcttgattttcttttttctctaagaaattttctGTTTGATGGATTCCAGGCAGAAGTTACTTATTTTTCGtacataaagtgcaaaaaaaaaaaaaaaaaaaaaaaaaaaaaaaaaagaataaagtaaaagataaaaattttaaacatagtacctatattgctctaaattgcttttacatgggACAATCTTTACCTTGgataaataatattgttatataataaatgataattgtttagggAATTGCATTTGTTGGCAAATACTTTTTTTGATGGAAGATACTTTATGCAGATATTATGCAGTGATGATATATTATGCAGTAtattatgtaaatacataatttagagtaatattgaAGACTTGTGGTTGACCATAATAGACAATTAGTATACCAACAAAAAGAGtagacaattaaaagttattattatttatacttattgaaaatgtattcccttgttaaatatatatatagacaaatggttgatgtatatgtgtgtatgtgtgtgtgtgtgtgtctatacgttattgtatttatatatgaGCAAATGAGTGGTAGAGATCataaaaatttgacaactaattaattttgattgtatctattatcaaaattttagtacgaaaaccaaattcattcttggtttttatttatttataatgattacattagttggtttacataatatacatgttttaaattatacaagaaatatttttaaaaaaaatgcataccaaacaccagaaaacattctcaagctcATTTTCAAAGTcgttaccaaacactggaaaatgagACAGTTTTCTACAAAATGATCTTTGGAAAATCaatcattttctagaaaacgttaatgctgaaacaaacagagcgttacAATACAGGCATAAGTTGACAGATAAGAAAAGATGTTGCCAACTGTAAACtaagttaattaaaataaaataaaaaataaaaaatcctgcATCAAATAGGCATTAAGGCCCACTGCAACTTATGTCCTGTGTCAAACAACCCCCCAGGCCCCAACctcccccaccccaccccaccccacaaaacacacacacacgcgcaCATATAAACCacatttgttttttgataaaataacaatatttattGATCAAAACGGTGTGTGGCCCAAATGCGTAGGATGTATACTCTGGGtacatcaaaatcaaacaattaaaatataatgaTCAATCAAATCTAATAGGTTGGAAACGGAAAATGATCCTCATCCTAAcatccaaaaaaattaagaaaaaatatgacaGCCCCAAATCAAGTCTAACTAAACAGAAGAAAATAATACACGGCACCATACACTGAACACCTCTAAACTGGAGAGCAAATGAACCAATTGAAACTAAAGACTTCAACTCTTCTTCCACATTCAACATGTAAGACCAAATTGTTGAAGTCTGGCATTTATTTCTTCATATATTGCCCAAGACAGCACAAGAGAAGAAGCATCTGataaaattttctttgcatCCAAAGCCCCAATTCTTTAGCTTACCAGAAGGTTTTGGTCTAACCTAGTAATCTTACTAGGGGTAGGGAAAGCCCAATGCTAATTCTTGCCATGCAAGGAAGTTGACTTGTAGTTAGGAGTAGAAAAAAACTGCAATCCATTGGAAGGGATGAACAAGTTGGATGAGAGAGGCACAGTATGTGTGAGTAAAAATACACATCATAAAACACGGTAAACAACAGCAAGTCTTTTCCAAGTCTCTAAACTTAAATAGCAAATTTTATTAGGAGAGATTGGGCAAACATTTTGTGTTTCATCAAGTTTGAGGTGGGTGATGGTACCAAAGTTATATTTGGGTATGATATCTGGTGTCGTGATCTTTCTTTGAACGCACTCTTAGAATTGTTTAGTCTTGCACATGTTAAGGAAGTTTCATCAAATCATATGAGTATCACAATGACTCTGTACATTGCGTTTTGAATTTTATCAGAACAGTACATGACTGGCAGCAGGAGTCCTTACCGTCTTTTTTggacttattttatttaatttcagtGCGAGGTAGGGGAGAGGGTAAGATTTGTTGTTTGACATCTGCACAAAAGGGGTTTTAGGTCAAATCTTACCATAGATCTTTAGTTCCTAATAAAAATGTGAATTTCCCCTACAAAAGTATTTGGAAACCTAAGGTCCCAACAAGAGTTGCTTTCCTTTTGTCGACTACAGCATTGGGGAGAACCttaacaaccaccaccacactACACAATTTCAGAAAAATGAATATCATTGCGATAACTGGGTGTTGTATGTGCAAAAGAAATGGGGAGACAATTGATCACTTACTCCTTCAATGTTCCATTGCCAGAGAGTTGTGGACTATGGTTTTAGCCTATTTGGGGTTCAACTAAAAGCATATAGATTTGTTAGATTGTTGGCAAGCTTGCTTCAGTCAACATCAGAACATAGAAATTTGGAAGGAGATTCCTCATGGCTTAATGTGGTGAATATGGCAAGAAAGAAATGCTAAAAGCTTTGAGGGATGTGAAAGGACCATCATTTTAGATCTGAAACTATGTCTTTTCAAATACTTGTTTGAATGAATGATAACGCCagaattatttctttttagaattgttagattttattggtcattgtaataaaatagtttaattgTGGGTGTACCAATTTTATAATTCCTTTGCATTTGGACTACACCCCTCATTAACTAAATAAACGttgttacttataaaaaatggcGCACTTATGTTCCTCAATTTCCAACAGGTTTCAATTTCTATCTTGTTATTCCAATAGTGTcaatatcaacaacaaaaaccaagccttggtccaaaattttggggtcaacTATGTAAAGAAGAAAATCCACTGCCTCCACTTAGCAGAGGAGGCACGGTGCATAATATTGATTTATTGTTGACTGTACTTGGCTGCAAGCAAGGTACTCTTCCAATGAAGTATTTGGGTCTTCCTTTGTGTGCTAAATTCAAGGATAAGACAATATGGAACCCGATTCTAGAGAAGATGGAAAGGAGATTAGCGGGATGGAAACGTTTGCACTTAtccaagggaggtagagtcactCTAATCAAAAGCACTCTATCTAATTTACCCACatattttctatctctttttcCTATACCTGCTGCTGTGGCTAACCGAATTGAGAAACTTCAGCGGAATTTCTTATGGGGTGGCATTAGTGATGAACCTAAATTTCATCTGGTAAAATGGGCTACTCTCGTTCCCCCATTTCTTTGGGTGGCTTAGGGATAAGGAAGGTAAGACTTTTTAATGAAACTTTGCTTGGGAAGTGGCTATGGAGATTTGGGATTGAGAATGATGCCCTTTGGAGGCAAGTGATAGAGGTGAAATATGGATGTGTATGGGGGGGCTGGTGTACCAGATTTGTTAATGGTCCATATGGTGTtggtttatggaaaaatatcaGTCGGGGATGGCCTTTTTTTTCACTCGATATTCTGCATGATATTGGTGACGAGTCTAGGGTGAAGTTTTGGCAAGACCATTGGTGTGGTGAGACATCCCTTGCAGTCAATTATCCTGAGTTATTTAGATTTTGCAGGGATAAGGAGGCTAGTGTGGCTGTGCTTATGAAGTACACCAATGGCGTCCTCGTTTGGGATGTTAGTTtctttaggggtgtgcatgctTGGGAATTAGAGGCTATGTTAGGCTTCTTGGATAGCATATACGGTTCTTCAATGAGGGGGTTTGGTGAGGATAAGATGTGTTGGAAACCTAGTAGAGATAAGGGGCTTAAGGTTAATgattataatagaattttagtgGGCTCTACTGACTTCtgttttccttggaaaagcatttgaaAACAGAAGATTCCTTCTCAAGTAGCTTTCTTAGTTTGGACTGCTGCTTAAGGGAAATGCTTGACAATTGacaatttacaaaaaaagaaggtttggatattggattggtgttacatgtgcaagtgtaatggtGAATTAGTTGACCATCTCTTCCTTCATTGTCCGATTGGTATGGATCTGTGGGctatggttttgggtttatttggagtaagTTGGGTTATGCCACAATCCGTTTTGGGGCTCTTAGAATGTTGGCAAGGCAGGTTTGGTCGTCATCGAAATGGTTTTATTTGGTTAATTGTACCCCATTGCTTAATGTGGTttctttggagggagagaaatagtaggTGTTTTGAGGATATTGAGAGATCCATACCAGACctcaagttatttttctttagaactttattgGATTGGTTGGCTGCTATGCAAACCCAATcattcccttcttttctttttttttccttgattctTGTAGTTTTGTACTTGAGTTGTTGACCCCTTGTACACTCCTTGTGTACTAGGGTGCtccttttttgatatcaataaaacttattacttatcaaaaaaaaaaaaaaaaaaactatgtaaaGAAGATTATGCCACAATAGCAAACCAACATTGACGGGTTAGGGATGTCAAAGAAGTTGATAAAGTATTAGGCATTTGAGGTGAAATTGAAATATGTCAGAAACTATAAGGCTtcatttgggagttcataaggaaAGGGAATGGAAGGGAATgaaatgatcataagggaatggaaatgaatggaatggaatgtatttaagtaagggaaatgaatggaaaagaatggaatggaattaagtaaccttgattggatgtttttaaattaaggaatggaaaggaatgaaaatgaatgaaatgtaagtaatcttatttgggagtaacataaagggaatgaaatggaatcattttataataatattactattagacccctattttaaaataacgggttgaatatatagaggtattttgggagttttagtaaaaaaatcattaaatctaattccattCCCTCTCATTCCTCTCAATTTTAGGAGAAATGAAAGTAGGTTTGAAatgaatagagaggaatgagtgttccctcttatctattccattccctcccacttaaactcccaaacaagataaTAGACTTTCCATTCTCTCCAtcaaaactcccaaataagggaatggaagaatattctaaaattattcttttcactcatttccattccattcaattCCCTCCTCTCAAACAAGGCCTAACAgacaaaagaatattttaatgaatttaacATACACATTTTCAACCCTATCAATCAAGATGTAATTGCCAGATAGCAAGATGCAAGATTTACCCATATTGATACAAAATTGTATAGAACTCCATTATCTATTATGTACaagtcaaaatattaaaatccatcataaaacaaagaaatagataaaccaaaataaatcaGAAGAGAATATTTACCAAGTAATCAGCATACTGAGACAATGTATGAACCCCTTGTGCATAATCTGCAGCAGCATCTTCACTTGTCTTATTCTTTCCAAGATTGACCCCAAGAATTCCAGGTCCAGCTTTGCCTCCATGTTTTACTTCATCAGTGGAGGAAGATGGATTTCTTGAAGTTTCATCCAACTTCCTCTTACCATGTTGGGCACCCAACCGCTTCGCAACAGCAACAATTCCTTCACTATTGAAGCCACACCGATTGATGATAGCACTGGTCACAAATCAAGCAGTGTGAGGGCACATAAATCAGAAAAGAACTTTATAAGAGTTTAAGCTACAGAAATCCAACGTTTTACAGTTCCACCTTCACCAACTTCCCAAAATGCATGGTCAATTTGACTCAATaagaaacccccccccccccaacccaaaaaaaaaaaaaaagaaaaaaagtatcaaCTCAAAACAATACCGTCTATAAAGAAGATATGCAATCAGAATTTGAGAAAATAAGCGAAGATGCACATTCTTACCCTTCCTGAGGCAATCTAAAGATACGAGGCTTTGGATTACCCTCTTGTGGAACAGGGGTTACAGAGCCAACCTCTACAAAGCCAAAGCCCAAAGCCAGCAACCCATCAACAGCCTCAGCGTTCTTATCAAAGCCAGCAGCAAGACCTATGGGGTTGGAGAACTTCCTTCCCCAAACTTCTAGCCCTATATTTGATGGATCAGGCCTCTTCTCCCTTGGAACCCAACCACGAGCTGCTGCTGAGACAGCTAGTCTGTGAGCAACCTCTGGGTCTAGAAGGGCAAAGAAAGGGTTTACAAGTTTCGTTGCTGAGAATAGCCAACTACTGCAAAAATTTGATCACCAAAAATTAACAACTGAAGTTACTAATGTTTAAAATTCAAGTTAACTATGAAATTT
This genomic stretch from Quercus lobata isolate SW786 chromosome 3, ValleyOak3.0 Primary Assembly, whole genome shotgun sequence harbors:
- the LOC115981919 gene encoding dihydroorotate dehydrogenase (quinone), mitochondrial, with the protein product MALRKIFREFMNKRVLFPPLLTARHCSSAAAAPNIPHSAKKGRLLTGVTIGLVIAGGAYVSTVDEATFCSWLFSATKLVNPFFALLDPEVAHRLAVSAAARGWVPREKRPDPSNIGLEVWGRKFSNPIGLAAGFDKNAEAVDGLLALGFGFVEVGSVTPVPQEGNPKPRIFRLPQEGAIINRCGFNSEGIVAVAKRLGAQHGKRKLDETSRNPSSSTDEVKHGGKAGPGILGVNLGKNKTSEDAAADYAQGVHTLSQYADYLVINVSSPNTPGLRMLQGRKQLKDLVKKVQAARDEMQWGEEGPPPLLVKIAPDLSKEDLEDIAAVALALRLDGLIISNTTVSRPDPVSKNPVAVEVGGLSGKPLFNLSINILKEMYVLTRGKIPLIGCGGVSSGREAYQKIRAGATLVQLYTAFAYGGPALIPQIKAELAECLERDGFKSVIEAVGADCR